Below is a window of Loktanella sp. M215 DNA.
CTGTTTGAGGCCGAACGTGTCTTCGGCCTGACCCTGACCAATAGCGCTGGTCGAGAAATCCCCGTGCGCTGGATCGGCGAGCAGCATGTCCGTGAAGATTGCCAAGGCCGCATCCCGAGCATGGCGGACTGGCTGCGACGGATCCAGCCCGAGCCATGGATGGCCAATGGCCACATCGACCGGCATACCGGCGATGAGCCCTGCGGCGACCCAAGGGTTGCCTGGGCCTCCGAGGTCGCCGCCGGCCGAACGGTTCTTGGCCTGAAAGATTGGATGGCGTCGCGCATGACGCAAGCCACGCAAGGTGCCTGACAGGTCTCCGCTTTTTGCCAAACGAATGCCGCACGGAAGCCCGGTCGGACGATCGGGCTTCTTGCGTCGTTTACCCACCATTCTTCGTAAGGAGGTTCGCATGACACTCGTTGATATCAAGGCGGCCGTCGATGCCGGCCAGACCGTGCATTGGGCCAATACCGGCTACATTGTCCACAAGGACAGGCTCGGTCAGTACTTGATCACCTATCAGCCGAACGGTAGCTGCATCGGCCTGACCGACCGGAGCGGGCACCGGTTGAACGGAAAAGAGGCGGAGTTCTTCATCGCGCGATCGGAGGACAGCGCGGAAAATCCGGGCAGCCAATCAAGACCAGACGGGCAGGGGAGGGGCGCAGCACCCGGAGGCGCGGGGCATTCCCACTCGGACGGCAGCTCTGACC
It encodes the following:
- a CDS encoding DUF6915 family protein, whose product is MAHPLHHAESSARKFGGVPSDYQSIHDWFDASKEHLALFTHRALRHHALGLFEAERVFGLTLTNSAGREIPVRWIGEQHVREDCQGRIPSMADWLRRIQPEPWMANGHIDRHTGDEPCGDPRVAWASEVAAGRTVLGLKDWMASRMTQATQGA